The region AACGCGAGAATGATTTTCGCGGGAGGTGTCCGATGAGTCGAGAGAAAGCCCGTCGAAAGTACACGAGGGACTTCAAGGCCCAGGCCGTCGAGCTTTGCCGGCAGCCGGGGATGACGGTGATTCGCGTGGCGGGCGATCTGGAGATTGCCCCGAACGCGCTGTATCGCTGGAAGAAAGAGCTGGCGGAGAGCGGCGCCGATGCCTTTCGCGGTCATGGCAAGCGCACGGCGGCCGTATGCGTGATGTTGCCGGCCGCGTCATGGGTCTGGCTCGAAGCGTCGACGGCCGTCATGCGGTTGGCGTTGTCGTGGGTGTAGGACACCGATGGCCCGTCGCGATCGGTGGAGGTCAGCCGGTTGCCGACATCGTCATAGGCAAAGGTGCTGGTAGCCGTGGCGGCGTTGCTCCAGTCCTGCGTATCGGTCAGGTCGGCATCCGTCAGGCGATTCAGCGTGTCATATGTATACGCTCGATCGGCCCTGAGGGGCGGCATGTTGTTGCCGACGTAGAGCAGCGTCTCGGTCAATGGGTTGGCGGCATCGTCATAGGTGTAGTTGAACACACCGAGATCGCCGTACTCGCGTGGCGCGCCCGGAGGGCCGACGTAGTGGTCGTTCTGATTCGGCGTGCCAAGTTCGTTCTTCACCTGCGTCACGCGTGACAGACCATCCCGGATATAGGCCGAGACGATCGTCGGCTTCGTGCCGCCCGGATAGTCGCAGGTTGTGGTGCGGCTGTGAATCGCGCTGCCCAGCCATTCGTAGGCCGCCAGCTGTGCCCCGTTCAGGTCGATGTCATTGCACCGATCGCGGGTGTCATAGCCGAAGGCCCCGGCCGTTGTAGGTGTAGATCGTGTCCTGTGGGCCGGTGGTGCCATCCGTATAGGCGGTGAGCTTGGTCAGACGGCCGGACCAGTCATATTCAAAGTCCGTCGTGCGGCCGATGCCGGTGGCGTCTTCCACGACCCGGGTCTTGCGGCCCAGGGCGTCATAGGTTGTCGCGGTCACGCGGCCGGCGTCGTCTCTTTTCGGGTCATGTCGGCATTCGGCTCCATCGACGGCGCTCGCGTCTCCAGCGACGACTCCCTCAGCCGCTTCATGTCCAGGTATCTCCGCGTGCCCCACCTGGGTGCCGGCCACGTGTCGCAACCTCGCCGCCACCAGCATCAGGGCCGACTGGCCATCGGGGAAGGCGCCCACCACGCGCGTTCGCCGGCGCACCTCGCGGTTGATCCGTTCCAGAGGATTGTTCGTCCGGATGCAGCGCCAGTGTTCGGACGGAAACGCCATGTAGCTCAGCGACTCGGCCACACCCTCGCGCACGATGCCGGCCGCCTTGCCCAGACGCATGGCCTCCAGCTTCTCGACGACCTGCACGGCTTTCTGTGTCGCGCTGGCCCGATCCTCCTGGGCATGGATCGCCTTCAGCATCGCGGCCACCTCGCGCACCTTGCCCGTGTCCACGATCACCGCCGAGCCCAGGTCGCTCGACACCTCGTTGCTCACCAAATCTTGCTTGGCCGATCCATCGTTCGTCGTTACGCTCTCCATAGCAGCTTCTCTTTTGAGAAAGAGGTTTCACACAAAACCACCCCTTCCAACGGGATAGCTGCTTCTTCAAATGTGCGCAACATTCGGGACGTTATCGATGGCACTGACTGAATATGAGCATCTTTACTGCTAAACGCGACACAGCTGCGGCGAACACTTACGACCAGTGCGCAGGCAAATGGACGGCATCCGATACTCAGAATCGGAACTGGTATTGGACGTATACATAATCAACGTCGCGCGAGGGACCGGAGCTGTTCACAAAATTCGACGGCCAGAAGTGCGACCATCCGACCAGTAATGCCGAGTGGACGTCTATCTGCCATGTTACCGTCGCATCGAGTTCGTCGCCGACATCGTTGCCCGACGACCCCGAAACATTTCTCCGGATCGGCACGCCCCCCGCGTTGTAAAGCGCATCGAGATTGGAATCGAGCCAGAAGTGATACCAGGTGAGCTTTGCAGTTACGTCCTTCAGGGGCTTGAACGACACATTCACATTTGGCGAGATGATATTCGCCCGTGCCACGTCGTCGATGTAGCCAAGGAAGGCATGCCCGGTTGGATAGAGCTGATTCCAAGTGTCGTGGCTGCGGTCGCGCGGCGTGGCGTCGCCGGTGGCGAAATCGAAACCGGCTCCGACACGCGGCGTGGCGGGCACATTCTTAAACGTGTAGCCCGCGTCGCCTCCGAACATCCATGCGTGCACTTTGTCTCCATCCCATTTGCCCCACTGGCCGCCGCCCTCAATATCGTAGTCGAAGTTGCCGATGGTCCCGGCAAAGCGACTTCCGATGGTGTAGACATTGAGATCGCCGAAGCGATTGTTGGCATTGGTGAAGAAGCCCCGGTCATTCAATCCCAGGAAGTACAGATCGATTACCTGGTTCCTGAAGCCTTTGTACGAGGAGTAGATTCCATAAAAATTCTGCTCCTCTCGCCAGTGATCGATCTTTCGGTTCATGCTTTCATTGATGTGCGTATTCCAGGGGTTTGAGAAGGGCTTGTTCATGAAAAAGACCGGCTTGACCCAGAAGAAATCGATGTCGAATTTTGGGCTTGTATACATCAGTTTGGCACCGTCGAAGCGGCGTCCTTCGTTCATCCAGTCGAGTTTGCCGATGACGCGCTCCTTGCCGTAGATCATTTCCTGGCGGCCGATGCGCAGCGTCAGCGGCGATTGTTCGCCAAAGAGACGAAGGTCGGCGAAGGCCTGATGGACGTCGAATGTGTTTTCCATGCCCGGAATCTGGGGGAGATCGCGATCGGCGACGCGGGCGTCGATTCCCTCGATGAAAATGCGAAAGGTGTTTCGATAGTGAAAATCCGCGTGGAGCAATTCGCGATAAAGAAGGAACGTGTCATTCGTCGGGTCACGCGAGCCGAAGTTGCGATTTGTCTCGGATTCGAGCCTAAAGCGAATTTCGCCGCCGAGGCGCAATCGCCAATCGTCATCCAGCTGGATGTTCTTGATGGGATCAAAGACATCTTTTTGATAGGTGCCAGGTTCGCCATCGAGATAAGAGTAGTCTTCGTTGTAACGAAGCAGAAGATATTTGGGACCCGCTTTCCGCACTGACTCGGGAGCTGCCTTTGCATCAGGAGAATCCGCCGGGCGTGATGTCGCCGGGCTTTCCTCCGCTGCAGCAGGCTGAGAAGCGGTGATTTCGGGTGACGTGGGTTGAGCATTGATCGAAGGGCTAAGAAAGCAGACGACGGATATTGATGCAATCAAAACCGTTGTATCTCGCCGTGACACGGCTGATCTCCTTCAACATGGGATCACCCAGCATTGCGATCCGCGGCAGTTGCGCGCAATCGCTCGCGCTATCTATGTAACACAAGGCGAATTCAGAGCGGAGTCACACGGGAATCCCGAGAGTGACAGCAATGCTCTTGAAGAAAGGAGCAAGAAACCCCGTTGAAAAGGCGTTGAAAACTCCGGTAAGGACGCCACCAAGGACGGTGCCAACCACGTTGATGAGGACTGCCGTGAGTTGATTTCCAAAGCTGTCGATAAACGGTGGAAACATCAGACTATTCCTTTCAAGTGCCAGTTGGACTTCTCATGTGGTTCACGAACACGACACGAGATCCTCACTGATGTTCTCGTGGTGCTTGCTCAGAACGAGAAAATTCACCGGAATCTGCCACAGGAACATGACACTGCGCGCATCTCACGCGCTCAGGATGAGGACAACGGATCTCTTCTCTGGCGGCCGGTCCCGTGTGACAGGCTGTGCAGTTCTCCCGCATGAAGACCGGGTGGGGCATGGTTGGCGGCGAGATGGAGGTTGCGCGCTTTCCCTTCCGAAGGTTCTGTCGCATCGGCAGAAAATCGCTTTCCACGAATAACGTATTGTCCTCGGCATAGACGTGACATTGCTCACAACGAGCAAACATGCCGGCGCTTGTCTTGCTCGTATGCGGCATCGGCGGGGCAAATCCCATCTCGCCGAATTGAATTCCGGTGTGTGAATGGCAGGACGTGCAACTCGCGCCCATCTTCATGTGGGGAATAGTTGGCGGCGCGCCATCGTATGCACGCCTTTCGGATCGTATGACAGAGCGATCCGTCGCGGGCATACCATTCTTCTGGCCGATTGCTCCCGGCAACCCCGGTGGGTTGGAGTCACACGCCACCGCCAGGATGCAAATAATGGAAAGCCCGCATATCCAGGAGTCTTGCCGCAGCCGAAAGCCATTCGGAAGAGGGGTCAGGTTCTTTCGATTCTGATCGCGCATTTCTTGTAGTCCGGCTGTTTGCTGATGTTGCACATCGAGTCCAGAGTCAACAGGTTGACCAGCCAGGATTCGTCAAAAAAGGGAACGAACACGCTGCCACGCGGAGGCTTACCTCGACCGTCCACAACGGCCCGCATTTTCAGTTCACCCCGACGGCTGATCAGTTTGACCCAGTCGCGCGATTTGACGCCGAGCTCCGTTGCATCGGCGCGATTGATTTCTACATAGGCGCTGGGTACGGCCTGATAAAGCTGCTTGATTCGCCGGGTCATGGAGCCAGTGTGCCAGTGCTCCAGGACTCGCCCCGTGCAAAGCCAGAATGGATATTGATCATCGGGCACTTCGGGCGGCGGATGATACGGTCGAAGCCAGATGGCGGCCTTGTCGCCGTAGTCGTGTGCCTTGTAAAAGTGAACGCCCTTGGCCTTCTTCACATACGGGTCGTGGCCTGCGGCGTAGCGGTAATCCGTCTCTTTGCCGTCGACGACAGGCCATTTCATGCCCCGCGTCGACCGAAGCTGATCGTAGCTGGCGAGGTCCTTACCGATGCCGACACCGAAGCTGCGGTATTCCTCGAACATCGGCTTATGCCAGTCGTTGTCAGGCCATGGGAACAGGTGGCCCATGCCCATGCGTTTGGCCACCTGAATGATCTGCCATGCGTCTTCCTTCGCCTCGCCCGGCGGGTCGACGAGTTTGTCCCATTGCTGTGTGCGGCGCTCACTATTGCCGAAGCAGCCCTCCCGTTCAATCCATGCGGCCGCGGGAAGCACGAGATCGGCGACATCGGTCGTGGGCGTCGGATAAATGTCACTCACCACAATGAACCGTCCATCGCCTGGCTTGCGTTTGAATCGATTGAGATTCGGCAGCGTGACCCAGGGATTCGTGGTCTGAATCCACATCGTCGTGACATCGCCTCTCATGAACGCACGGAACATGTCCACGGCGTGGTAGCCGGGATTCGGATTGATCGTGCCAGGCGGAAGATTCCAGATTTTTTCGGCTTTTGCGCGATGATCGGGGTTCGTCACGACCATGTCCGCCGGAAGCCGGTTATTCAACGTGCCGACTTCCCGAACCGTTCCACATGCAGCCGGTTGGCCGGTGATCGAAAAGGGATTGCTGCCCGGCTTGCTGATCTTGCCGGTGACAAGATGCAGGTCGGTAATCAGATTGTTCATCCATGTGCCGCGGTAGTGCTGGTTAACTCCCATGCACCACAGACTCACGGTCCCTCGTGAAGAATCGCCATAAATGTCGGCGAGGGTCTCGATCTGGGCGGACGGCACGCCGCTGAGCCGGCTGACTTTCTCAGGCGTGTAGTCCTCAAGAAACTGCCGCATTTCCTCGAGTGACGAATCGCGCGGTTTGTCCGCAAAGGTGTAGTGGTCGGCCTGGTCGCCGAAGCATCCGTAGCCGATTTCATTTACATCCTCGATGCCGCGTTTGAATACGGTGTTTTCCTCGATGAATGCCGAGTCGATCTTATTCTTCTTCAAGAGCAGGTGGAGTATTCCATTCGCAATGGCCAGGTCGCTACCGGGAATAAACTCAACATACATGTCCGCATAGTCGCTGGTGGGGGTGCGCCGCGTGGCCAGATCGATGATGCGCGTGCCCGGCTTCTGGAGTTTTCGTTCCAGCATGCGTGAAAACAGAACGGGGTGCATTTCCGCCGCGTTATGGCCCCACAATATGAAGTCGTCGCCGAAATCGAAGTCGTCGTAACAACCCATCGGCTCATCACTTTGAAACTGGGTGACGAACCCCATGACGGCGCTGGACATGCAAAGCCGCGCATTCGGTTCCAGGTTGTTGCTTTTCATCCCGCCTTTGACCCATTTGAGGGCGGCATAGCCATCGAAGATGGTCCACTGCCCGGAACCGTAAACGCCGACGGATTCGGGGCCGGACTGTTCAAGTGCTGACTTGAATCGAGAGGCAATCAGATCGATTGCTTCATCCCACGATATTCGGCTCAACTTGCCGTCCGCACCGCGACGCTGCGGATAAAGCAGTCGATCACGACCATAAAGCAAACCGGGAAGGTGATATCCCTTCACGCACAGCAGGCCCTTGTTCACCGGACTGGCAACGTCGCCGCGAACAGCTCTCGCCTTGCCGTCTTTCACCCCCACCTCGACGCCACAACCCGTGCCACAGAATCGACACGGCGCCTTGCCCCAGGTCAGGTCTGATGGAGAGATTGAATCGATCGCAGCCTGTGAGGCGGCGATTTGTTCGGCCTCGCGCTTCTGGTCGCACGAAAACGCCGTGATGCCGTATGCACCGGCGGCGGTGGATCCGAGGACGGTCAGGAATTCACGTCGGCTTGGTTGATTC is a window of Phycisphaerae bacterium DNA encoding:
- a CDS encoding transposase; the protein is RENDFRGRCPMSREKARRKYTRDFKAQAVELCRQPGMTVIRVAGDLEIAPNALYRWKKELAESGADAFRGHGKRTAAVCVMLPAASWVWLEASTAVMRLALSWV
- a CDS encoding RHS repeat protein: MAPPAHRTRSTPTTAGAFGYDTRDRCNDIDLNGAQLAAYEWLGSAIHSRTTTCDYPGGTKPTIVSAYIRDGLSRVTQVKNELGTPNQNDHYVGPPGAPREYGDLGVFNYTYDDAANPLTETLLYVGNNMPPLRADRAYTYDTLNRLTDADLTDTQDWSNAATATSTFAYDDVGNRLTSTDRDGPSVSYTHDNANRMTAVDASSQTHDAAGNITHTAAVRLP
- a CDS encoding alginate export family protein, encoding MSRRDTTVLIASISVVCFLSPSINAQPTSPEITASQPAAAEESPATSRPADSPDAKAAPESVRKAGPKYLLLRYNEDYSYLDGEPGTYQKDVFDPIKNIQLDDDWRLRLGGEIRFRLESETNRNFGSRDPTNDTFLLYRELLHADFHYRNTFRIFIEGIDARVADRDLPQIPGMENTFDVHQAFADLRLFGEQSPLTLRIGRQEMIYGKERVIGKLDWMNEGRRFDGAKLMYTSPKFDIDFFWVKPVFFMNKPFSNPWNTHINESMNRKIDHWREEQNFYGIYSSYKGFRNQVIDLYFLGLNDRGFFTNANNRFGDLNVYTIGSRFAGTIGNFDYDIEGGGQWGKWDGDKVHAWMFGGDAGYTFKNVPATPRVGAGFDFATGDATPRDRSHDTWNQLYPTGHAFLGYIDDVARANIISPNVNVSFKPLKDVTAKLTWYHFWLDSNLDALYNAGGVPIRRNVSGSSGNDVGDELDATVTWQIDVHSALLVGWSHFWPSNFVNSSGPSRDVDYVYVQYQFRF
- a CDS encoding molybdopterin-dependent oxidoreductase, which produces MNQPSRREFLTVLGSTAAGAYGITAFSCDQKREAEQIAASQAAIDSISPSDLTWGKAPCRFCGTGCGVEVGVKDGKARAVRGDVASPVNKGLLCVKGYHLPGLLYGRDRLLYPQRRGADGKLSRISWDEAIDLIASRFKSALEQSGPESVGVYGSGQWTIFDGYAALKWVKGGMKSNNLEPNARLCMSSAVMGFVTQFQSDEPMGCYDDFDFGDDFILWGHNAAEMHPVLFSRMLERKLQKPGTRIIDLATRRTPTSDYADMYVEFIPGSDLAIANGILHLLLKKNKIDSAFIEENTVFKRGIEDVNEIGYGCFGDQADHYTFADKPRDSSLEEMRQFLEDYTPEKVSRLSGVPSAQIETLADIYGDSSRGTVSLWCMGVNQHYRGTWMNNLITDLHLVTGKISKPGSNPFSITGQPAACGTVREVGTLNNRLPADMVVTNPDHRAKAEKIWNLPPGTINPNPGYHAVDMFRAFMRGDVTTMWIQTTNPWVTLPNLNRFKRKPGDGRFIVVSDIYPTPTTDVADLVLPAAAWIEREGCFGNSERRTQQWDKLVDPPGEAKEDAWQIIQVAKRMGMGHLFPWPDNDWHKPMFEEYRSFGVGIGKDLASYDQLRSTRGMKWPVVDGKETDYRYAAGHDPYVKKAKGVHFYKAHDYGDKAAIWLRPYHPPPEVPDDQYPFWLCTGRVLEHWHTGSMTRRIKQLYQAVPSAYVEINRADATELGVKSRDWVKLISRRGELKMRAVVDGRGKPPRGSVFVPFFDESWLVNLLTLDSMCNISKQPDYKKCAIRIERT